The Shinella zoogloeoides genome includes a region encoding these proteins:
- the araH gene encoding L-arabinose ABC transporter permease AraH yields MTSLKKLLLGEQGLVVIFAIAFAIVALTVPNFLTERNMLGLLQSVVTIGIVACTMMFCLASRDFDLSVGSTVAFSGMIAVMASNASGSIVVGLIAALLCGGAVGLINGVVIARFRINALITTLATMQIVRGFALIASDGRAVGINDPGFYQLALSKFLGIPTPIWVMAVFFVVFGFVLNRTVFGKNTLAIGGNPEASRLAGVNVSNMRIWIFALQGFVCAVAGVLLASRITSGQPNAATGLELSVISACVLGGVSLAGGRAAMTGVIVGVLIMGIAENVMNLLNIQAFYQYVVRGLILLLAVLLDNLRSAAAGRRT; encoded by the coding sequence ATGACGTCCTTGAAAAAACTCCTCCTCGGCGAGCAGGGCCTCGTCGTCATCTTCGCTATCGCCTTCGCCATCGTGGCGCTCACGGTTCCGAACTTCCTGACCGAGCGCAACATGCTGGGCCTGCTGCAATCGGTGGTCACCATCGGCATCGTCGCCTGTACGATGATGTTCTGTCTCGCCTCGCGCGATTTCGATCTGTCGGTCGGCTCCACCGTCGCCTTTTCCGGCATGATCGCCGTCATGGCCTCAAACGCCTCGGGCTCGATCGTCGTCGGCCTCATCGCCGCGCTTCTGTGCGGCGGGGCGGTCGGCCTCATCAATGGCGTGGTCATCGCCCGCTTCCGCATCAACGCGCTCATCACGACGCTCGCCACCATGCAGATCGTGCGCGGCTTCGCGCTGATCGCCTCGGACGGCCGCGCCGTCGGCATCAACGATCCCGGCTTCTACCAGCTTGCCCTGTCGAAATTCCTGGGCATCCCGACGCCGATCTGGGTCATGGCCGTCTTCTTCGTCGTCTTCGGCTTCGTGCTGAACCGCACGGTTTTCGGCAAGAACACGCTGGCGATCGGCGGCAATCCCGAAGCCTCGCGGCTTGCCGGCGTCAATGTCTCCAACATGCGCATCTGGATCTTCGCGCTGCAGGGCTTCGTCTGCGCCGTCGCCGGCGTGCTGCTTGCCTCGCGCATCACCTCGGGCCAGCCGAATGCCGCCACGGGCCTCGAGCTCTCGGTCATCTCGGCCTGCGTGCTCGGCGGCGTCTCGCTTGCCGGCGGCCGGGCGGCCATGACGGGCGTCATCGTCGGCGTACTCATCATGGGCATTGCGGAGAACGTCATGAATCTCCTCAACATCCAGGCATTCTACCAATATGTCGTGCGCGGCCTCATCCTGCTGCTCGCCGTGCTGCTCGACAACCTCCGCTCGGCCGCCGCTGGCCGGCGGACCTGA
- a CDS encoding hydrogen peroxide-inducible genes activator, which produces MIGLSMKHLRYFDALARLGHFGRAAESCAISQPALSVQIRELEDLVGAPLVERGGRRIRLTGLGEEFAGRTRAILRAVDELGDLGRASHGPFSGRLRLGVIPTIAPYLLPGVIKALTRQYPELDPRPREAITHRLIEDLAEAKLDAAIVALPVSEPALEEVSLFEEEFVLVRPPEDAGKPVPSSDRLHEMRLLLLEEGHCFREQALSLCNITPSSTRELMEGSSLSTLVQMVGAGIGVTLIPQMAVETETRSASVCISRLAEPRPTRRIGMVWRKTNPLSAQFTRIAEIVRQTGLEKQTRAQL; this is translated from the coding sequence ATGATTGGCCTCTCCATGAAACACCTGCGCTATTTCGATGCGCTCGCCCGGCTCGGCCATTTCGGCCGGGCCGCGGAAAGCTGCGCCATTTCCCAGCCCGCGCTGTCCGTGCAGATCCGCGAGCTGGAGGATCTGGTCGGCGCGCCGCTGGTGGAAAGGGGCGGGCGCCGCATCCGCCTGACGGGGCTCGGCGAAGAATTCGCCGGCCGGACGCGGGCGATCCTGCGCGCTGTCGACGAACTCGGGGATCTCGGCCGCGCCTCGCACGGGCCGTTCTCCGGCCGTCTTCGGCTCGGCGTTATCCCCACCATTGCGCCCTATCTCCTGCCGGGGGTCATCAAGGCGCTGACGCGGCAATATCCCGAGCTCGATCCGCGGCCGCGCGAGGCGATCACGCACCGGCTGATCGAGGACCTGGCCGAAGCCAAGCTCGACGCCGCCATCGTGGCCCTGCCGGTATCCGAGCCGGCGCTCGAGGAGGTATCACTCTTCGAGGAGGAATTTGTGCTGGTGCGGCCGCCGGAGGACGCGGGCAAGCCCGTGCCGAGTTCCGACAGGCTGCACGAGATGCGGCTGCTCCTGCTAGAAGAGGGGCACTGCTTCCGCGAGCAGGCGCTCTCGCTCTGCAACATCACGCCGTCCTCGACGCGGGAACTGATGGAGGGAAGCTCGCTCTCGACCCTCGTCCAGATGGTCGGAGCGGGCATCGGGGTGACGCTCATCCCGCAGATGGCCGTCGAGACGGAGACGCGCTCCGCCTCGGTCTGCATCTCGCGCCTTGCCGAGCCGCGCCCGACGCGAAGGATCGGCATGGTCTGGCGCAAAACCAACCCGCTTTCCGCCCAGTTCACCCGCATCGCCGAAATCGTCCGGCAAACCGGGCTGGAGAAACAGACCCGCGCCCAGTTATGA
- a CDS encoding aldose 1-epimerase, whose amino-acid sequence MTQHSERTVTGASDAAVSLSNGRARITMRPDLGAGLTAFDVRHDDGWQPIFRTVDPGTMHPFALSNILLVPFSGRVSGGGFSFDGVFHALPRNMESEAYPLHGSGFSAAWHVASEGADFICVALSAEGPGPFRFDATVTYRLIDAGLLMTLDVTNRAAIRLPYGLGFHPWFVRDADTTLAAPATDVWLEQADHLPKGREPVAMHPDMDFNHPRLLPARWVNNWFDGWDGKARIAWPGRGLAADIEASGALNRYVVFSPAADADFVCFEPVTHPVDAFNLPGELRDHGLKVLEPGECLGVSMRITIHPA is encoded by the coding sequence ATGACGCAGCACTCAGAGAGGACCGTCACCGGCGCGTCGGATGCGGCGGTCTCGCTTTCCAACGGCAGGGCGCGCATCACCATGCGCCCCGATCTCGGCGCCGGGCTGACGGCGTTCGACGTGCGGCATGATGACGGTTGGCAGCCGATCTTCCGGACGGTCGATCCCGGGACGATGCATCCCTTCGCCCTGTCCAATATCCTGCTCGTGCCCTTTTCCGGGCGCGTTTCCGGTGGCGGTTTCTCGTTCGACGGTGTCTTCCATGCATTGCCTCGCAACATGGAGAGCGAGGCCTATCCGCTCCACGGCAGCGGCTTTTCAGCTGCGTGGCATGTCGCGTCGGAAGGGGCGGATTTCATTTGCGTTGCGCTCTCGGCGGAAGGGCCCGGGCCATTCCGTTTCGATGCGACGGTGACCTACCGTCTCATTGATGCCGGGCTCCTCATGACGCTCGACGTCACCAACCGCGCCGCCATCCGGCTGCCTTATGGCCTTGGTTTCCATCCCTGGTTCGTGCGCGATGCGGATACGACGCTCGCCGCCCCCGCCACGGATGTCTGGCTGGAGCAGGCCGATCATCTTCCGAAGGGCCGCGAGCCCGTCGCCATGCATCCGGATATGGATTTCAACCACCCCCGGCTTCTTCCGGCCCGTTGGGTCAACAACTGGTTCGACGGTTGGGACGGCAAGGCGCGGATCGCCTGGCCGGGAAGAGGCCTCGCGGCGGATATCGAGGCGAGCGGGGCGCTGAACCGCTATGTCGTCTTCTCGCCCGCCGCGGATGCGGACTTCGTCTGTTTCGAGCCGGTGACGCATCCCGTCGACGCCTTCAACCTGCCCGGCGAGCTGCGGGACCATGGGCTCAAGGTGCTGGAACCGGGCGAATGCCTTGGCGTCTCCATGCGCATCACGATCCATCCCGCATGA
- a CDS encoding AprI/Inh family metalloprotease inhibitor — protein sequence MKFRRGMLPVVLAVGLCGPALADDAVDWAKPLAGDWTFSGVSEGDPYCRLTLGTEGAIGGAGVDISATCLRNFPFGDVAAWTLRDDGIAFIDPLRKTVIALSKSEDGSYGATLDDGRQVSLDRGAPQEPQSLKDLLDGTFTLSGANDAETCGFAVSARSSTGGTLEQAGACPDRWKGKGWAKWRFAAGKLDLLTKKDKVILTMVPADGFTFTVEEDAGPIYFGPGAIQGE from the coding sequence ATGAAGTTTCGCAGGGGAATGCTGCCCGTCGTGCTCGCCGTCGGCCTTTGCGGGCCGGCGCTGGCGGACGATGCGGTCGACTGGGCAAAGCCGCTCGCCGGCGACTGGACCTTTTCAGGCGTTTCCGAGGGCGATCCCTATTGCCGCCTGACGCTCGGGACCGAAGGGGCGATCGGCGGCGCGGGCGTCGACATCTCCGCGACCTGCCTGCGCAACTTCCCGTTCGGGGACGTCGCCGCCTGGACCCTTCGCGACGACGGGATCGCCTTCATCGACCCGCTGCGCAAGACGGTCATCGCGCTGTCCAAAAGCGAAGATGGGTCCTATGGCGCAACGCTCGACGACGGCCGCCAGGTCTCGCTCGACCGCGGCGCGCCGCAGGAACCGCAATCGCTGAAAGATCTGCTGGACGGGACCTTCACCCTCAGCGGCGCGAACGATGCCGAAACCTGCGGCTTTGCCGTCAGCGCCCGCTCGTCGACCGGCGGGACGCTCGAACAGGCCGGCGCATGCCCGGATCGCTGGAAGGGCAAGGGATGGGCGAAATGGCGGTTCGCCGCCGGCAAGCTCGACCTTCTGACGAAGAAGGACAAGGTCATCCTGACCATGGTCCCGGCGGACGGCTTTACCTTCACCGTGGAGGAAGACGCAGGGCCGATCTATTTCGGCCCGGGAGCCATTCAGGGCGAATAG
- the araG gene encoding L-arabinose ABC transporter ATP-binding protein AraG produces MTDFLEFRAISKGYPGVQALADVSFCVKKGAVHGLMGENGAGKSTLIRVLSGDQSADAGDILIDGKAQHYRSVRDAFEAGVIVIHQELQLVPELTVAENLWLGRFPGRAGVIDRTRLVGVVKEKLAEIGIDIDPAAKVASLSIGERQMVEIAKAVMADARVIALDEPTSSLSSRESEILFALIDRLRAQGKVILYVSHRLDEIFRLCDSLTVLRDGKLAAHHPAIAEITREQIIAEMVGREISNIWGFRPRERGAMRLEVKDLSGRKLRNPIGFSVRQGEILGFFGLIGAGRSEMARLVYGADSRLQGTVSVDGRAVVPDSPPHAIRAGIVLCPEDRKFDGIVQGRNIEENMAISSRRHFSPFGILQPKKEAELAERFIAKLRVRTPSRKQDIVNLSGGNQQKVILGRWLSEQGVKVLIIDEPTRGIDVGAKSEIYEILYELAGQGMAIVVISSELPEVMGITDRIMVMCQGRVAADFERADFDERRILAAALPDVANASELPTQQVQSR; encoded by the coding sequence ATGACTGACTTTCTCGAATTCAGGGCGATATCCAAGGGATATCCCGGCGTGCAGGCGCTCGCCGACGTTTCCTTCTGCGTGAAGAAGGGCGCCGTACATGGCCTGATGGGCGAAAACGGCGCAGGCAAATCCACCCTCATCCGCGTGCTCTCCGGCGATCAGTCCGCCGATGCCGGCGATATCCTCATCGACGGCAAGGCGCAGCATTACCGCTCCGTGCGGGATGCCTTCGAGGCCGGCGTCATCGTCATCCATCAGGAACTCCAGCTCGTGCCCGAGCTGACGGTCGCCGAAAACCTCTGGCTCGGCCGCTTTCCCGGCAGGGCCGGCGTCATCGACCGCACGCGCCTCGTCGGCGTGGTGAAGGAGAAGCTTGCGGAGATCGGCATCGACATCGATCCCGCCGCCAAGGTCGCCTCGCTCTCGATCGGCGAGCGCCAGATGGTGGAGATCGCCAAGGCGGTGATGGCCGATGCGCGCGTCATCGCGCTGGACGAGCCCACCTCCTCGCTCTCCTCGCGCGAAAGCGAAATCCTCTTTGCGCTGATCGACCGCCTGCGCGCGCAGGGCAAGGTCATCCTCTACGTCTCGCACCGCCTCGACGAGATTTTCCGCCTGTGCGACAGCCTCACGGTGCTGCGCGACGGCAAGCTTGCCGCCCATCATCCCGCGATTGCCGAGATCACGCGCGAGCAGATCATCGCCGAAATGGTCGGCCGCGAGATTTCCAACATCTGGGGTTTTCGCCCGCGCGAGCGGGGTGCCATGCGGCTGGAGGTCAAGGATCTTTCAGGTCGCAAGCTGCGCAACCCGATCGGTTTCTCCGTGCGCCAGGGCGAAATCCTCGGCTTCTTCGGCCTTATCGGCGCGGGCCGCAGCGAGATGGCGCGCCTCGTCTATGGCGCGGACAGCCGCCTGCAGGGCACCGTCAGCGTCGATGGCCGGGCAGTCGTGCCCGACAGTCCGCCGCACGCCATCCGCGCCGGCATCGTGCTCTGCCCGGAAGACCGCAAGTTCGACGGCATCGTGCAGGGCCGCAATATCGAGGAGAACATGGCGATCTCCTCGCGCCGCCATTTTTCCCCCTTCGGCATTCTCCAGCCGAAGAAGGAAGCGGAACTGGCCGAGCGCTTCATCGCCAAGCTGCGCGTGCGCACGCCCTCGCGCAAGCAGGACATCGTCAATCTGTCGGGCGGCAACCAGCAGAAGGTCATCCTCGGCCGCTGGCTTTCCGAACAGGGCGTGAAGGTCCTCATCATCGACGAACCGACGCGCGGCATCGATGTCGGCGCCAAGTCGGAAATCTACGAAATCCTCTACGAGCTTGCCGGCCAGGGCATGGCGATCGTCGTCATATCGAGCGAACTGCCCGAGGTGATGGGCATAACCGACCGCATCATGGTCATGTGCCAGGGCCGGGTGGCTGCCGATTTCGAGCGTGCCGATTTCGACGAGCGCCGTATCCTTGCCGCCGCTCTTCCCGATGTGGCCAATGCCAGCGAACTTCCAACACAGCAGGTCCAGTCGCGATGA
- the katG gene encoding catalase/peroxidase HPI, with protein sequence MDTKTTTTGKCPVMHGGATALGNSVMEWWPNALNLDILHQHDTKTNPLGKNFNYREELKKLDVEALKADLRALMTDSQDWWPADWGSYVGMMARVSWHAAGSYRAADGRGGAGTGNQRFAPLNSWPDNVNTDKGRRLLWPIKKKYGNKISWADLIALAGTIAYDVAGLKTFGFAFGREDIWAPEKDVYWGNEKEWLAPSDGRYGNVANPATLENPLAAVQMGLIYVNPEGVNGKSDPMATAAQMRETFARMGMDDEETVALTAGGHTIGKSHGNGKASNLSPDPEAAGPEFQGLGWMNTHGRGIGRDTVVSGIEGAWTSEPTKWDNGFFEMLFKHEWTLTHSPAGASQWAPITIAEQDKPVDVEDPSIRTIPMMTDADMALKVDPIYREISLRFMNDFAAFSDAFARAWFKLTHRDMGPKSRYVGPDVPAEDLVWQDPIPAGSTGYDVSAVKAKIAASGLSPADLVATAWDSARTYRGSDYRGGANGARIRLAPQKDWEGNEPARLARVLSILEPIAAASGASLADVIVLAGNWGVEQAAKAAGFDVTVPFAPGRGDATAEQTDADSFAPLEPLADGFRNWQKKDYVVSPEELLLDRAQLMGLTAPEMTALIGGLRVISTNHAGTAHGVFTNRVGALTTDFFTTLTDMNYSWIPTGANLYEIRDRKTGVAKYTATRVDLVFGSNSVLRAYAEVYAQDDSKEKFVKDFVAAWTKVMNADRFDLAA encoded by the coding sequence ATGGATACGAAGACGACGACGACCGGCAAGTGTCCGGTCATGCACGGCGGCGCCACCGCTCTCGGCAACTCCGTCATGGAATGGTGGCCCAATGCGCTGAACCTCGACATCCTGCACCAGCACGACACCAAGACCAATCCGCTGGGCAAGAACTTCAACTATCGCGAAGAACTCAAGAAGCTGGACGTGGAAGCGCTGAAGGCGGACCTGCGCGCCCTGATGACCGACAGCCAGGACTGGTGGCCGGCCGACTGGGGCAGCTATGTCGGCATGATGGCGCGTGTCTCCTGGCATGCCGCCGGCTCCTATCGCGCGGCGGACGGCCGCGGCGGCGCGGGCACGGGCAACCAGCGCTTCGCCCCGCTCAACTCCTGGCCGGACAACGTCAACACCGACAAGGGCCGCCGCCTGCTCTGGCCAATCAAGAAGAAATACGGCAACAAGATCTCCTGGGCCGACCTCATCGCGCTCGCCGGCACCATCGCCTATGACGTCGCGGGCCTGAAGACCTTCGGCTTCGCGTTCGGCCGCGAGGACATCTGGGCGCCGGAAAAGGACGTCTACTGGGGCAACGAGAAAGAATGGCTCGCCCCGAGCGACGGCCGCTACGGCAACGTCGCCAATCCCGCGACGCTGGAAAACCCGCTTGCCGCCGTGCAGATGGGCCTCATCTACGTCAACCCGGAAGGCGTCAACGGCAAGTCCGACCCGATGGCGACGGCCGCGCAGATGCGCGAAACCTTCGCCCGCATGGGCATGGACGACGAGGAAACCGTCGCGCTGACGGCCGGCGGCCACACCATCGGCAAGTCGCACGGCAACGGCAAGGCGAGCAACCTCAGCCCCGATCCGGAAGCCGCCGGCCCCGAATTCCAGGGCCTCGGCTGGATGAACACCCACGGCCGCGGCATCGGCCGCGACACGGTCGTCTCGGGCATCGAAGGCGCCTGGACCTCCGAGCCGACGAAGTGGGACAACGGCTTCTTCGAAATGCTCTTCAAGCATGAGTGGACGCTGACGCACAGCCCCGCCGGCGCATCGCAGTGGGCGCCGATCACCATCGCCGAGCAGGACAAGCCGGTCGACGTCGAGGATCCCTCGATCCGCACCATCCCGATGATGACCGATGCCGACATGGCGCTGAAGGTGGACCCGATCTACCGCGAGATCTCGCTGCGCTTCATGAACGACTTCGCCGCCTTCTCGGATGCCTTCGCCCGCGCCTGGTTCAAGCTGACTCACCGCGATATGGGTCCGAAGTCCCGCTATGTCGGCCCGGACGTTCCGGCAGAGGACCTCGTCTGGCAGGATCCGATCCCGGCCGGCAGCACCGGCTATGACGTCTCGGCCGTCAAGGCGAAGATCGCCGCGTCCGGCCTTTCGCCGGCCGACCTCGTCGCCACGGCCTGGGACAGCGCCCGCACCTATCGCGGCTCCGACTACCGCGGCGGCGCGAACGGCGCCCGCATCCGCCTCGCCCCGCAGAAGGACTGGGAAGGCAACGAACCGGCGCGCCTCGCCCGCGTTCTGTCCATCCTCGAGCCGATCGCGGCGGCCTCGGGCGCAAGCCTTGCCGACGTCATCGTGCTGGCCGGCAACTGGGGTGTCGAGCAGGCCGCGAAGGCCGCCGGCTTCGACGTCACCGTGCCCTTCGCGCCGGGCCGGGGCGATGCCACCGCCGAGCAGACCGACGCGGACAGCTTCGCGCCGCTCGAGCCGCTCGCCGACGGTTTCCGCAACTGGCAGAAGAAGGACTATGTGGTGAGCCCGGAAGAGCTGCTGCTCGACCGCGCCCAGCTCATGGGCCTGACGGCACCGGAAATGACGGCGCTCATCGGCGGCCTGCGCGTCATCAGCACGAACCATGCCGGCACCGCCCACGGCGTCTTCACGAACCGGGTCGGCGCGCTGACGACAGACTTCTTCACGACGCTCACCGACATGAACTACTCGTGGATTCCGACGGGCGCCAACCTGTACGAAATCCGCGACCGCAAGACCGGCGTGGCAAAGTACACGGCAACCCGCGTCGATCTCGTCTTCGGTTCGAACTCGGTGCTGCGCGCCTATGCGGAAGTCTATGCCCAGGACGACAGCAAGGAGAAGTTCGTCAAGGACTTCGTCGCCGCCTGGACCAAGGTCATGAACGCCGATCGCTTCGATCTGGCGGCATAA